In the Kribbella sp. NBC_00482 genome, one interval contains:
- the glnA gene encoding type I glutamate--ammonia ligase, translated as MFSSAEELLAYVKNEGVEIVDVRFCDLPGIMQHFTVPVSSFGPEVFEDGLAFDGSSVRGFQQIHESDMKLLPDPTSAYVDEFRSAKTLVVNFFVHDPLTGEAYSRDPRNIARKAQEYLKSTGIADTAFFAPEAEFYVFDDVRFETKANSSHYSIDSIAGAWNTGRVEDGGNRGYKVRYKGGYFPVAPTDHFGELRDDITLALERSGLIVERAHHEVGTAGQAEINFRFDELLKAADDVMKFKYIVKNTAWKAGKTATFMPKPIFGDNGSGMHCHQSLWSNGDPLFYDESGYGGLSDTARWYIGGLLKHAPSLLAFTNPTVNSYHRLVPGFEAPVNLVYSSRNRSACIRIPITGSNPKAKRIEFRCPDPSANPYLAFAAQLLAGLDGIRNKIEPADPVDKDLYELPPEEHAGIAQVPTSLPAVIDALEADHAFLLEGDVFTEDLIETWIDLKRDNEIAPIQLRPHPHEFELYYDV; from the coding sequence ATGTTTTCCAGCGCCGAGGAGCTGCTCGCCTACGTCAAGAACGAGGGCGTCGAGATCGTCGATGTCCGGTTCTGCGACCTGCCAGGCATCATGCAGCACTTCACGGTCCCGGTGTCGTCGTTCGGTCCTGAGGTCTTCGAGGACGGCCTCGCCTTCGACGGTTCGTCGGTCCGCGGTTTCCAGCAGATCCACGAATCCGACATGAAGCTGCTGCCGGACCCGACCAGTGCGTACGTCGACGAGTTCCGCAGCGCCAAGACGCTGGTGGTCAACTTCTTCGTGCACGACCCGCTGACCGGCGAGGCGTACTCGCGTGACCCGCGCAACATCGCCCGCAAGGCGCAGGAGTACCTGAAGTCGACCGGTATCGCGGACACCGCGTTCTTCGCGCCCGAGGCCGAGTTCTACGTCTTCGACGACGTCCGGTTCGAGACCAAGGCGAACTCCTCGCACTACTCGATCGACTCGATCGCCGGCGCCTGGAACACCGGCCGGGTCGAGGACGGCGGCAACCGCGGCTACAAGGTCCGCTACAAGGGTGGCTACTTCCCGGTCGCGCCGACCGACCACTTCGGCGAGCTGCGCGACGACATCACGCTGGCGCTGGAGCGGTCCGGCCTGATCGTCGAGCGCGCCCACCACGAGGTCGGTACGGCAGGTCAGGCCGAGATCAACTTCCGCTTCGACGAGCTGCTCAAGGCCGCCGACGACGTGATGAAGTTCAAGTACATCGTCAAGAACACCGCCTGGAAGGCCGGCAAGACCGCGACCTTCATGCCGAAGCCGATCTTCGGTGACAACGGCTCCGGCATGCACTGCCACCAGTCGCTGTGGAGCAACGGCGACCCGCTGTTCTACGACGAGTCCGGGTACGGCGGCCTGTCCGACACCGCCCGCTGGTACATCGGCGGCCTGCTCAAGCACGCCCCGTCGCTGCTGGCCTTCACGAACCCGACCGTGAACTCGTACCACCGTCTGGTGCCGGGCTTCGAGGCGCCGGTCAACCTGGTCTACTCGTCCCGTAACCGCTCGGCCTGCATCCGGATCCCGATCACCGGCTCGAACCCGAAGGCGAAGCGGATCGAGTTCCGCTGCCCCGACCCGTCGGCGAACCCGTACCTGGCGTTCGCGGCGCAGCTGCTGGCCGGCCTGGACGGTATCCGCAACAAGATCGAGCCGGCCGACCCGGTCGACAAGGACCTCTACGAGCTGCCGCCGGAGGAGCACGCGGGCATCGCGCAGGTCCCGACCTCGCTGCCGGCCGTGATCGACGCCCTCGAGGCCGACCACGCCTTCCTGCTCGAGGGCGACGTCTTCACCGAGGACCTGATCGAGACCTGGATCGACCTCAAGCGCGACAACGAGATCGCCCCGATCCAACTCCGCCCCCACCCCCACGAGTTCGAGCTCTACTACGACGTGTGA
- a CDS encoding RDD family protein — MASSASAATGPTEEFRYPGNRLGLPEDGPGSVATWGRRVVALLIDWLIAGLIASVVMGRPMWAGGSDFGVMHSAIFAVTTGILTGLAGGTIGHRICDLRVVPVRDRKTYTAPPGVLAGLLRALLVSLLIPAVIFDRDRRGLHDLAARTIVVLR; from the coding sequence ATGGCATCATCCGCGTCGGCCGCAACCGGACCCACCGAAGAATTCCGTTACCCGGGCAATCGGCTGGGTCTTCCCGAGGACGGACCGGGCTCGGTGGCGACCTGGGGACGCCGCGTAGTGGCGCTGCTGATCGACTGGCTGATCGCGGGCCTGATCGCGTCCGTGGTGATGGGCCGGCCGATGTGGGCGGGCGGTAGCGACTTCGGCGTGATGCACTCGGCCATCTTCGCCGTGACGACCGGGATTCTGACCGGCCTGGCCGGCGGCACCATCGGCCACCGGATCTGCGATCTGCGGGTGGTTCCGGTCCGCGACCGGAAGACATACACGGCGCCGCCCGGTGTGCTGGCGGGCCTCCTCCGCGCGCTGCTGGTCAGCCTGCTGATCCCCGCGGTGATCTTCGACCGCGACCGCCGCGGGCTGCACGACCTGGCTGCGCGGACGATCGTCGTACTGCGGTAG
- a CDS encoding cyclopropane-fatty-acyl-phospholipid synthase family protein translates to MTDVMPRVQHPVHAPETETWPTLARPRSNPVRRYGAATAIRLIAKDLPATIHLDRNRSFGLGGPAMRVHRTSAFLDRLGQDAGSGFGEAYLAGDWDPEPGTDLADLLVPFAERFSNEETRHLLPKWAQSLRWLVTRSQPGEQENDRAGARENISRHYDLSNPMFAEFLDPTLTYSAAYFGGEPTADLATASYDELSAAQLRKLDSILDAAGVRSGSRVLDIGCGWASLAIRAAQRGAWVTAITIASQQALLAQRKIAEAGVGDRVQVALRDYRDQIGEFDAVLSVEMIEAVGEKYWPVYFDAIERRLAPGGVGVVQAIVMPHERMLATRNTFTWVQKYIFPGGLIPSIEVIQDITAQHTGLRADVIRHLGGDYARTLRVWRNRFIEHWPAIAALGFDDTFRRMWEFYLAYSEAGFRTGYLDDVQLLLTRR, encoded by the coding sequence ATGACGGATGTGATGCCGCGTGTGCAGCATCCTGTGCACGCGCCGGAGACCGAAACCTGGCCGACGCTGGCCCGGCCACGGTCGAATCCGGTCCGTCGGTACGGCGCCGCGACCGCGATCCGGCTGATCGCCAAGGATCTCCCGGCCACGATCCACCTGGACCGCAACCGCTCGTTCGGCCTCGGCGGCCCCGCCATGCGGGTGCACCGTACGTCGGCGTTCCTGGACCGGCTCGGTCAGGACGCCGGGTCCGGGTTCGGCGAGGCGTACCTGGCCGGCGACTGGGACCCGGAGCCGGGCACCGACCTGGCCGACCTGCTGGTCCCGTTCGCGGAGCGGTTCAGCAACGAGGAGACCCGGCACCTGCTGCCGAAGTGGGCGCAGTCGCTGCGCTGGCTGGTCACCCGGTCGCAGCCGGGCGAGCAGGAGAACGACCGGGCCGGCGCCCGGGAGAACATCAGCCGGCACTACGACCTGAGCAACCCGATGTTCGCCGAGTTCCTGGATCCGACGCTGACTTACTCGGCGGCGTACTTCGGCGGCGAGCCGACGGCCGATCTCGCCACCGCGTCGTACGACGAACTCTCCGCCGCCCAACTGCGCAAGCTCGACTCCATTCTCGACGCGGCCGGGGTGCGGTCAGGGTCACGGGTGCTCGATATCGGCTGCGGCTGGGCGAGCCTCGCGATCCGCGCCGCGCAGCGCGGCGCCTGGGTGACGGCGATCACGATCGCCTCGCAGCAGGCGTTGCTGGCACAGCGCAAGATCGCCGAGGCGGGCGTCGGTGACCGCGTGCAGGTCGCGCTGCGCGATTACCGCGATCAGATCGGCGAGTTCGACGCCGTACTGAGTGTGGAGATGATCGAGGCGGTCGGCGAGAAGTACTGGCCGGTGTACTTCGACGCGATCGAGCGGCGGCTCGCGCCCGGCGGGGTCGGCGTCGTGCAGGCGATCGTGATGCCGCACGAGCGGATGCTCGCGACCCGGAACACGTTCACCTGGGTGCAGAAGTACATCTTCCCCGGCGGGCTGATCCCGTCCATCGAGGTGATCCAGGACATCACCGCGCAGCACACCGGCCTGCGCGCCGACGTGATCCGCCACCTCGGCGGGGACTACGCGCGGACGCTGCGGGTCTGGCGGAACCGGTTCATCGAGCACTGGCCGGCGATCGCGGCGCTCGGGTTCGACGACACGTTCCGGCGGATGTGGGAGTTCTACCTCGCGTACTCCGAGGCGGGCTTCCGGACCGGGTACCTGGACGACGTACAGCTGCTGCTCACCCGTCGCTGA
- a CDS encoding DUF4191 domain-containing protein — protein sequence MAKNDAPEEKKTSRLKQIVSAYKLTRKSEPLVGLVLAGIFLGVVGLAVLGGFLVGPLLVWIPLGVALGFLAATIVFGRKVEKAAYSQIEGQAGAAASALQTLRRGWNVDPAVAVTKNSDIVHRVVGKPGIILVGEGQPSRVKNLLAAEAKKHNRVAGGAPVTQIVAGKGEGEIDIRKLTKYVMKLPAVLQPSEITDLLQRLKALDAVRPQVPMPKGPVPTSLKGARQAMRGR from the coding sequence ATGGCCAAGAACGACGCGCCCGAAGAGAAGAAGACCAGCAGGCTCAAGCAGATCGTTTCGGCGTACAAGCTGACCCGGAAGTCCGAGCCGCTCGTCGGCCTGGTGCTCGCCGGGATCTTCCTCGGCGTCGTCGGGCTGGCCGTGCTCGGCGGATTCCTGGTGGGGCCGCTGCTCGTCTGGATCCCGCTCGGCGTCGCGCTCGGTTTCCTGGCCGCCACGATCGTCTTCGGCCGCAAGGTCGAGAAGGCGGCGTACAGCCAGATCGAGGGCCAGGCCGGTGCGGCCGCGTCCGCGCTGCAGACGCTGCGCCGCGGCTGGAATGTGGACCCCGCGGTCGCGGTCACCAAGAACTCCGACATCGTCCACCGGGTGGTCGGCAAGCCCGGCATCATCCTGGTCGGCGAGGGGCAGCCGAGCCGGGTGAAGAACCTGCTCGCGGCCGAGGCCAAGAAGCACAACCGGGTCGCCGGCGGCGCGCCGGTGACCCAGATCGTCGCCGGCAAGGGCGAGGGCGAGATCGACATCCGCAAGCTGACCAAGTACGTGATGAAGCTGCCGGCTGTCCTGCAGCCCTCCGAGATCACCGACCTGCTGCAGCGGCTGAAGGCGCTGGACGCGGTCCGGCCGCAGGTGCCGATGCCGAAGGGCCCGGTGCCGACGAGTCTCAAGGGCGCCCGCCAGGCGATGCGCGGCCGCTAA
- the lipA gene encoding lipoyl synthase: MTIAPEGRKLLRLEVRNAETPIERKPEWIKTRARMGPEYQALQKLVKSEGLHTVCQEAGCPNIFECWEDREATFLIGGDQCTRRCDFCQIDTGKPEELDRDEPRRVAESVRTMGLRYATVTGVARDDLDDGGAWLYAETIRQIHELNPGTGVEMLAPDFNAVPEQLAEVFSSRPEVFAHNVETVPRIFRRIRPGFRYERSLDVITQARDYGLVTKSNLILGMGETRDEVSQALKDLHAAGCEIITITQYLRPSVRHHPVERWVKPEEFVELDAEAQEIGFAGVMSGPLVRSSYRAGRLYRQAVESRMNAAQA; this comes from the coding sequence GTGACGATCGCCCCAGAAGGACGGAAACTGCTCAGGCTCGAAGTGCGCAACGCGGAGACCCCGATCGAGCGCAAACCCGAGTGGATCAAGACCCGCGCCAGGATGGGCCCGGAGTACCAGGCGCTGCAGAAGCTGGTGAAGTCCGAAGGACTGCACACGGTGTGCCAGGAAGCCGGTTGCCCGAACATCTTCGAGTGCTGGGAGGACCGCGAGGCGACCTTCCTGATCGGCGGGGACCAGTGCACCCGGCGCTGTGACTTCTGCCAGATCGACACCGGCAAGCCGGAGGAGCTGGACCGCGACGAGCCGCGCCGGGTCGCGGAGTCGGTCCGGACCATGGGTCTGCGCTACGCGACCGTGACCGGTGTGGCCCGTGACGACCTGGACGACGGCGGCGCGTGGCTGTACGCCGAGACGATCCGCCAGATCCACGAGCTGAACCCGGGCACCGGCGTGGAGATGCTCGCGCCGGACTTCAACGCCGTACCCGAGCAGCTCGCCGAGGTGTTCTCGTCGCGGCCGGAGGTGTTCGCGCACAACGTCGAGACCGTGCCGCGGATCTTCCGCCGGATCCGGCCCGGGTTCCGGTACGAGCGTTCGCTGGACGTCATCACCCAGGCCCGCGACTACGGGCTGGTCACCAAATCGAACCTGATCCTCGGCATGGGCGAGACCCGTGACGAGGTCAGCCAAGCGCTGAAGGACCTGCACGCGGCGGGCTGCGAGATCATCACGATCACGCAGTACCTGCGGCCCTCGGTGCGGCACCACCCGGTCGAGCGCTGGGTGAAGCCCGAGGAGTTCGTCGAGCTGGACGCGGAGGCGCAGGAGATCGGTTTCGCCGGAGTCATGTCCGGTCCGCTGGTACGGTCCTCGTACCGGGCGGGTCGGCTGTACCGTCAGGCCGTTGAGTCACGTATGAACGCCGCTCAGGCATAA
- a CDS encoding sensor histidine kinase produces the protein MSTVDLRTDAEPGTPSASGTGSDAGSGTAVRGWTRPAPTAREQRYDVLLGLGMALAAVFGTELARGGSPTQVDLGIGGVEPYVLSAAVALPLCFRRRWPIPVLLLVAVLFVLNGERAVFAFGGNLITQATMFMAIYAAVAWARDRRLMKAAVAVVFVVMFGWLTLNFVHALRNNAIEGPNHALFSPYVSNVVIAVALNVLYFFGAYFWGRTAWATARQQFELEQQATELAAQQEASSRRAVIDERLRISRELHDVVAHHISSIGIQAGGARRVMDTDPDAAKNALNVIEESSRSAVNEMRQLLGMLRSADPDLDVSTPDPKEPQAGADRLPALIAEANSLGLEVGFHQIGAPAELPKTVSVSVYRIAQEALANVRKHSTARSAHVTLRYLGDAVELEVLDDGRPKHAPVGSRLGHVGIRERVGLLGGESEIGPRPVGGFRVRVRIPLDPQNRPLAGGEA, from the coding sequence ATGTCCACGGTTGACCTGCGTACGGATGCCGAACCGGGCACACCGTCGGCGTCCGGTACTGGATCCGATGCCGGATCTGGTACTGCGGTGCGCGGCTGGACCCGTCCCGCGCCGACGGCCCGCGAGCAGCGGTACGACGTACTGCTCGGTCTCGGGATGGCGCTGGCCGCGGTGTTCGGGACCGAACTCGCCCGCGGCGGCTCGCCGACCCAGGTCGATCTGGGGATCGGCGGCGTCGAGCCGTACGTGCTCAGTGCGGCCGTGGCGCTGCCGTTGTGCTTCCGCCGCCGCTGGCCGATCCCGGTGCTGCTCCTGGTCGCGGTGCTGTTCGTGCTGAACGGGGAGCGGGCCGTCTTCGCGTTCGGCGGCAACCTGATCACGCAGGCGACCATGTTCATGGCGATCTACGCCGCGGTGGCCTGGGCCCGCGACCGGCGGCTGATGAAGGCGGCGGTGGCGGTCGTCTTCGTCGTGATGTTCGGCTGGCTGACGCTCAACTTCGTGCACGCGCTGCGGAACAACGCGATCGAGGGGCCGAACCATGCCCTGTTCTCGCCGTACGTCTCGAACGTGGTCATCGCCGTCGCGCTGAACGTCCTGTACTTCTTCGGCGCGTACTTCTGGGGCCGGACCGCGTGGGCGACCGCCCGGCAGCAGTTCGAGCTCGAGCAGCAGGCGACCGAGCTGGCCGCGCAGCAGGAGGCGAGCTCGCGGCGCGCGGTGATCGACGAGCGGCTGCGGATCTCCCGCGAGCTGCACGACGTCGTCGCCCACCACATCAGCAGCATCGGCATCCAGGCCGGCGGCGCCCGGCGGGTGATGGACACCGACCCGGACGCCGCGAAGAACGCGCTGAACGTGATCGAGGAGTCCAGCCGGAGCGCGGTGAACGAGATGCGCCAGCTGCTCGGCATGCTCCGCTCGGCGGACCCCGACCTCGACGTCAGTACGCCGGACCCCAAGGAGCCGCAGGCCGGCGCGGACCGGCTGCCGGCGCTGATTGCGGAGGCGAACAGCCTGGGCCTGGAGGTCGGCTTCCACCAGATCGGGGCGCCGGCCGAGCTGCCCAAGACCGTCTCGGTGTCGGTGTACCGGATCGCCCAGGAAGCGCTCGCGAACGTCCGCAAGCACTCGACGGCCCGCAGCGCCCACGTCACACTGCGTTATCTCGGTGACGCGGTCGAGCTCGAGGTGCTCGACGACGGCCGCCCGAAGCACGCCCCGGTCGGTAGCCGGCTCGGCCATGTCGGGATCCGTGAGCGGGTCGGCCTGCTCGGCGGCGAGAGCGAGATCGGCCCGCGTCCCGTGGGAGGATTCCGCGTCCGGGTCCGGATCCCGCTGGATCCGCAGAACCGTCCATTGGCTGGGGGAGAAGCGTGA